In Phaeobacter piscinae, one genomic interval encodes:
- a CDS encoding aspartate aminotransferase family protein, with protein sequence MIPSVLPTYNRAPLSFVKGEGAWLIEADGRRFLDLAAGIAVNALGHAHPALVKALTDQAETLWHVSNLYHIPQQQALADRLVEHSFADTVFFTNSGTESCELAVKMARKYFHDKGQPERVEILTFSGSFHGRSSAGISAAGSEKMTGGFGPMLPGFTHLMFGDLDGVTDAISDHTAAILIEPVQGEGGIRPVPDAELKALRQICDEHGLLLILDEVQCGVGRTGKLFAHEWAGITPDIMMVAKGIGGGFPLGAVLATEEAASGMTAGTHGSTYGGNPLGCAVGCAVMDHVTDPEFLAEVNRKAGLLRQKLEGLVAAHPQVFEEVRGSGLMLGLKCVAANTDVVAAGYQAEVVTVPAADNVVRLLPPLTLTDEDIAEAFTRLDQAATAVEAKADA encoded by the coding sequence ATGATCCCGTCCGTTCTGCCCACTTATAATCGTGCGCCCCTCAGCTTCGTGAAGGGCGAAGGCGCCTGGCTGATCGAGGCGGATGGGCGACGTTTTCTGGATCTGGCAGCGGGCATTGCGGTGAATGCGTTGGGTCATGCCCATCCGGCCCTGGTGAAGGCGCTGACCGATCAGGCCGAAACCCTCTGGCATGTCTCCAACCTCTATCACATCCCGCAGCAGCAGGCGCTGGCGGATCGGCTGGTGGAGCACAGCTTTGCCGATACGGTGTTTTTCACCAACTCCGGCACAGAGTCCTGCGAACTGGCGGTGAAGATGGCGCGGAAGTATTTCCACGACAAAGGCCAGCCTGAGCGGGTGGAGATCCTGACCTTCTCCGGCTCCTTCCATGGCCGCTCCTCGGCCGGGATCTCCGCCGCCGGCTCTGAGAAGATGACCGGTGGCTTTGGGCCCATGTTGCCGGGGTTCACACATCTGATGTTTGGCGATCTGGATGGGGTCACGGACGCCATCAGCGATCACACCGCCGCCATTCTGATCGAACCGGTGCAGGGGGAGGGCGGCATCCGCCCGGTGCCTGACGCCGAACTGAAGGCGCTGCGCCAGATCTGTGATGAGCATGGCCTGTTGCTGATCCTCGATGAGGTGCAATGCGGCGTGGGCCGGACCGGCAAGCTCTTTGCCCATGAGTGGGCCGGAATCACCCCGGACATCATGATGGTGGCGAAGGGCATTGGCGGCGGCTTCCCTCTGGGCGCAGTGCTGGCCACCGAAGAGGCCGCCTCCGGCATGACCGCCGGCACCCATGGCTCCACCTATGGCGGCAATCCCCTGGGCTGTGCGGTGGGCTGCGCGGTGATGGATCATGTCACCGACCCGGAATTCCTTGCCGAGGTGAACCGCAAGGCCGGTCTCCTGCGCCAGAAGCTTGAAGGGCTGGTGGCCGCCCATCCGCAGGTCTTTGAAGAGGTTCGCGGCAGCGGTCTGATGCTGGGTCTGAAATGTGTCGCGGCCAATACCGATGTGGTGGCCGCAGGCTATCAGGCTGAAGTGGTCACCGTGCCCGCCGCTGACAATGTGGTCCGCCTGCTGCCGCCGCTGACTCTCACCGATGAGGATATCGCTGAGGCCTTCACCCGGCTTGATCAGGCCGCCACCGCTGTGGAGGCCAAAGCGGACGCCTGA
- the argF gene encoding ornithine carbamoyltransferase has product MNHFLDIHKTDATDLRAIIDQASATKQARLGRPMAAPDDELPLKDCMVALIFEKPSTRTRVSFDVGVRQMGGQTMVLSGNDMQLGHGETIADTARVLSRYVDMIMIRTFDETVLTEMADYASVPVINGLTDRTHPCQIMADVLTYEEHRGPIKGKKVVWCGDGNNVCASFLHAAAQFEFDLTFTGPSQLDPEPEFIGLARKAGSQVIIERDAAKAVEGADLVVADTWVSMHDSQSSKERRHNMLRGYQVNDALMAHAKPDALFMHCLPAHREEEVTSAVMDGPQSVIFDEAENRLHAQKAIMRYCLGA; this is encoded by the coding sequence ATGAACCATTTCCTAGATATCCATAAAACCGATGCCACCGACCTGCGGGCGATCATTGATCAGGCCAGCGCCACCAAACAGGCCCGCCTCGGTCGCCCCATGGCGGCGCCGGATGATGAGCTGCCGCTGAAGGATTGCATGGTGGCGCTGATTTTTGAAAAACCCTCCACCCGGACCCGCGTGTCCTTCGACGTCGGCGTACGCCAGATGGGCGGCCAGACTATGGTGCTGTCGGGCAATGATATGCAGCTGGGCCACGGTGAGACCATCGCCGACACCGCCCGCGTGCTCAGCCGTTATGTCGACATGATCATGATCCGGACCTTTGATGAAACCGTGCTGACCGAAATGGCGGACTATGCCTCGGTACCGGTGATCAACGGCCTCACCGATCGCACCCATCCCTGCCAGATCATGGCTGATGTCTTGACCTATGAGGAACATCGCGGCCCCATCAAGGGCAAGAAAGTCGTCTGGTGCGGCGATGGCAACAATGTCTGTGCGTCCTTCCTGCATGCCGCCGCGCAGTTTGAATTCGATCTCACCTTCACTGGCCCGTCCCAGCTTGATCCGGAGCCTGAGTTCATCGGCCTTGCGCGCAAGGCAGGGTCACAGGTGATCATCGAACGCGACGCTGCCAAAGCGGTCGAGGGCGCTGATCTGGTGGTTGCCGACACGTGGGTTTCAATGCACGACAGCCAGTCCTCCAAGGAGCGCCGCCACAACATGCTGCGCGGCTATCAGGTGAATGACGCGCTGATGGCCCATGCCAAACCCGATGCGCTGTTCATGCATTGCCTGCCTGCCCACCGCGAGGAAGAGGTGACCTCCGCCGTGATGGACGGCCCGCAGTCGGTGATCTTTGACGAGGCCGAAAACCGTCTGCACGCACAAAAGGCGATCATGCGCTACTGCCTCGGCGCCTGA